A window from Thiosulfatimonas sediminis encodes these proteins:
- a CDS encoding SH3 domain-containing protein: MSNISESVLASAYLTEPTLSEQLAAQLESISTFNPHEELIKQVDSLHSPTTSALDAVQEQCHAHLNAPALESIQDFQSQHEELLAKAASLTSMFDDINFSSTNTWQNLYAPAISEIEAAQVQYSEYINSSAISATQAIQSHHEEWFSKTASVTSMLESINTSAAKVWENIDQSMSAPLKALGFDSVQDHLSFINGQESTIEKLSDQFNLAAFGLNTENYLEQLLGNQNASILASLEFSNSTYAETISRANSLTEMFSPVENLVEKYAVMSETLAQVDLSNWAKLDLDALTGKTWQEWEASPPLELVENEQKHFKEWFNGLPDPVKIISYFIMLRMLEYAMGVLVNVTTPYWQEKWQGIEPETPKKQIIATASENLIPVILVNHRFVDVKTVLYVRADAGQKFEVIDTLKRGKIVKLLAKEKAWSFIEYYDSDSEKMIQGWVFSRYLHKLER; this comes from the coding sequence TTGTCGAATATAAGTGAATCTGTATTAGCTTCGGCATATTTAACAGAGCCAACCTTATCCGAACAGCTTGCGGCTCAACTTGAATCAATTAGTACTTTTAATCCCCATGAAGAATTGATTAAACAGGTGGATAGCCTACATTCACCTACGACATCTGCACTTGACGCTGTGCAAGAGCAATGCCATGCGCACTTGAATGCACCGGCACTTGAGAGTATCCAAGATTTCCAATCACAACATGAAGAGTTGCTTGCAAAAGCTGCATCCTTAACCTCCATGTTTGATGACATAAATTTTTCTTCTACCAACACTTGGCAAAATTTGTATGCGCCAGCTATATCGGAAATTGAAGCAGCACAAGTCCAATACAGTGAATACATTAATTCGTCAGCAATATCAGCCACTCAGGCTATCCAATCCCATCATGAAGAATGGTTTTCAAAGACAGCGTCCGTCACTTCCATGCTTGAAAGCATAAATACTTCGGCAGCCAAAGTATGGGAAAACATTGATCAATCAATGAGTGCCCCTCTCAAAGCTTTAGGCTTTGATTCAGTCCAAGATCACCTCTCGTTCATTAATGGCCAGGAAAGCACGATTGAAAAATTATCAGATCAGTTCAACCTTGCAGCTTTTGGATTAAATACCGAAAACTATCTTGAGCAACTCCTCGGCAATCAAAACGCATCCATACTTGCCTCATTAGAATTCTCAAATTCTACGTATGCAGAAACAATTTCCAGAGCAAACTCTCTTACAGAGATGTTTTCACCAGTAGAAAACCTAGTAGAAAAATATGCGGTTATGAGCGAAACGCTCGCCCAAGTTGATCTCTCAAATTGGGCGAAATTAGATTTGGATGCCTTAACTGGAAAAACTTGGCAAGAGTGGGAGGCCTCACCGCCGCTAGAGCTTGTAGAAAATGAGCAGAAACATTTTAAAGAGTGGTTTAACGGTTTACCCGACCCAGTCAAAATAATCTCTTATTTCATTATGCTACGGATGTTGGAGTATGCAATGGGCGTTCTAGTCAATGTGACAACCCCTTATTGGCAGGAAAAGTGGCAAGGCATCGAACCAGAAACTCCCAAAAAACAAATTATTGCTACTGCAAGTGAGAACCTGATCCCTGTAATTTTAGTAAACCATCGTTTTGTTGATGTTAAAACCGTTCTATATGTTCGAGCTGATGCAGGTCAAAAATTTGAAGTCATTGACACGCTAAAAAGAGGGAAAATCGTCAAATTGCTCGCAAAGGAAAAGGCGTGGTCTTTCATTGAGTATTACGATTCCGATTCAGAGAAAATGATTCAAGGTTGGGTGTTCTCACGTTACCTGCATAAATTGGAAAGATAG
- the tnpB gene encoding IS66 family insertion sequence element accessory protein TnpB (TnpB, as the term is used for proteins encoded by IS66 family insertion elements, is considered an accessory protein, since TnpC, encoded by a neighboring gene, is a DDE family transposase.), translating into MLRPSFDAHVFVYRDSVDMRKSINGLAAIVEAELGHSPMSGALFVFCNRSRDKVKLLYWERNGFVLWYKRLEKHKFKWLAPVVDQEAVSVTGKQLNQLLDGLDIFQQPHQSLFYDNVG; encoded by the coding sequence ATGCTTAGACCAAGCTTTGATGCACACGTCTTTGTCTATCGTGATTCCGTGGATATGCGTAAATCCATTAATGGACTGGCGGCCATTGTGGAAGCTGAGCTGGGACATTCTCCCATGAGTGGCGCACTGTTTGTGTTTTGCAACCGTTCTCGCGATAAGGTCAAACTCCTCTACTGGGAACGCAATGGTTTTGTGCTCTGGTACAAGCGATTAGAGAAACACAAGTTCAAATGGTTAGCACCAGTCGTCGATCAAGAAGCGGTGTCGGTCACAGGCAAACAGCTTAATCAGTTACTCGATGGCTTGGATATTTTTCAACAGCCGCATCAATCACTTTTCTATGACAACGTGGGCTAA
- a CDS encoding recombinase family protein: protein MIIGYARVSTQDQNLELQLDALIAAAGCEQTFQEKITGKKKERPELNICLKTLRAGDVLVVWKLDRLARSLKDLVEIISELESKGVGFKSITESIDTTSPSGKLIFHIFGALAEFEHSLIRERTLEGLKAARARGRKGGRKPAMTGQDVKKAAAMLKDPMITKTEVAEHFGVSRLTLNKSLEREGFSGLPEKSKTKKI from the coding sequence ATGATTATCGGCTACGCTCGTGTGAGTACTCAAGATCAAAACCTAGAATTGCAATTGGATGCTTTAATCGCAGCAGCCGGTTGCGAACAAACTTTTCAAGAAAAAATCACTGGCAAGAAAAAAGAGCGGCCAGAATTAAACATTTGCCTTAAAACTCTAAGAGCAGGTGATGTCTTGGTGGTTTGGAAGTTAGACCGGCTTGCACGCTCACTGAAAGATCTGGTGGAGATCATTTCCGAGTTGGAGTCTAAAGGCGTGGGCTTTAAATCCATTACGGAATCCATCGACACGACCTCTCCTTCTGGCAAGCTTATTTTTCATATTTTCGGAGCACTTGCGGAGTTTGAGCACAGTTTGATACGGGAACGCACCCTGGAAGGACTAAAAGCCGCCAGAGCCCGTGGACGCAAAGGCGGACGAAAACCCGCTATGACGGGACAAGACGTTAAAAAAGCGGCTGCGATGCTCAAAGATCCTATGATTACTAAAACCGAAGTCGCAGAGCATTTTGGAGTTAGTCGTTTAACACTCAATAAATCCCTAGAACGTGAAGGATTTAGTGGCTTACCAGAGAAAAGCAAGACAAAAAAGATTTGA
- a CDS encoding SLBB domain-containing protein gives MFKSMIFLLGLTVLSSSHAVDFFDDVVAVGVAPAAQNESTLVSTENVISQPSGIASQPILSEAPVQEVAQNSIQRVVQSENVTPSASLKSDYRLASGDVVTISVYGEPELSFQEKRLDENGQISYPFLGVVNANNLTAIELESLLTKRLKGDFLIDPKVSVNVKTYRLVYISGAVGAAGAFTYTPGMTVRRLATLAGGVTESASLDEISIISATAQGEVVKLGTLDSVVAPGDTISIPEYKKVFLSGAVNSPGSISYRLGMTVRQAISLAGGLTERASESKISIIKDGEDASRNQRATMDAMVSPGDSISVGEGFF, from the coding sequence GTGTTTAAAAGTATGATTTTCTTATTAGGGCTTACGGTCTTATCTTCTTCTCATGCGGTTGATTTTTTTGATGATGTTGTGGCAGTTGGGGTTGCTCCGGCTGCGCAAAATGAAAGTACTCTTGTTTCTACGGAAAATGTTATTTCACAACCATCGGGCATTGCCAGTCAGCCAATTCTGTCAGAGGCTCCAGTGCAAGAAGTTGCACAAAATAGTATCCAAAGAGTGGTTCAGTCAGAAAACGTAACACCATCCGCCAGTTTAAAGTCGGACTATCGTTTGGCGTCTGGGGATGTCGTCACCATTAGTGTTTATGGTGAACCAGAGTTAAGTTTTCAAGAGAAGCGTTTGGACGAGAATGGTCAAATCTCTTACCCGTTTTTAGGTGTCGTGAATGCCAACAATCTGACGGCGATTGAACTAGAAAGCCTGTTAACCAAAAGGCTAAAAGGTGACTTTTTAATTGATCCAAAAGTGTCAGTGAACGTAAAAACTTATCGTCTTGTCTATATAAGTGGTGCTGTTGGTGCGGCAGGCGCTTTTACATATACACCAGGGATGACGGTTCGTCGGCTCGCGACTTTGGCTGGCGGTGTCACGGAATCAGCATCACTGGATGAAATATCGATTATTAGTGCGACAGCACAGGGTGAAGTGGTCAAGTTAGGGACACTGGATTCAGTTGTTGCGCCAGGCGATACCATCAGTATCCCTGAATACAAAAAAGTATTTCTCAGTGGCGCGGTAAACAGTCCAGGCAGCATTTCGTATCGTTTAGGGATGACTGTCAGACAGGCGATTTCCTTGGCAGGTGGTCTCACAGAAAGAGCATCTGAAAGCAAGATTTCGATTATTAAAGACGGCGAAGATGCCTCGCGCAATCAACGAGCGACAATGGATGCTATGGTCAGTCCTGGGGATTCTATTTCCGTCGGCGAAGGTTTCTTTTAA
- a CDS encoding ImmA/IrrE family metallo-endopeptidase: MNNVKVIKNEQEHAQALERLMALMDQDPAEGTSAADELELLALVIEKYEEAQFPMEPPTPIEAIKFRMDQMGLRNKDLTPYIGSASKVSEVLNGKRSLSLPMIRKLHEGLGISLETLIQDPSLKKIEQSDIEWLCFPLTEMRKRGYFGDFSGTIHELKEYAAEKVSEFLSNVAGGFNLKPALMRTTAHDASNDKEVDAYALWAWQVRVLHLAKEETLPTNYQPGTVNIEWMKQVAQLSWSNKGPLLAKEFLNKYGVHLVFEEHLPKTYLDGAVCISETGNPVVALTLRHDRLDNFWFTLMHELAHIALHLENCDGWFIDDMEAKCRPEIENEADELAQSALLPKLSTQGIFSAQDVNNLAKELRIAPDIIAGRIRYERNNYQLFGQQFKTSVKCALGF, translated from the coding sequence ATGAATAACGTTAAAGTAATTAAAAATGAGCAGGAACACGCTCAAGCGTTGGAGCGTTTAATGGCTTTAATGGATCAAGATCCTGCTGAAGGTACCTCAGCCGCGGATGAGTTAGAGCTATTGGCCTTGGTCATTGAAAAGTACGAAGAAGCGCAGTTTCCTATGGAACCGCCAACGCCAATTGAAGCCATTAAATTTCGTATGGATCAAATGGGGCTTAGAAATAAAGATTTAACCCCCTACATCGGATCTGCGTCTAAAGTTTCTGAGGTATTAAATGGCAAAAGATCTCTTAGTCTTCCAATGATTCGCAAATTGCATGAAGGCCTAGGGATTTCACTCGAAACATTGATTCAAGATCCAAGTCTTAAAAAAATTGAGCAATCTGATATCGAATGGCTCTGTTTCCCGCTTACCGAAATGCGTAAGCGCGGTTACTTTGGCGACTTTTCAGGCACCATACATGAATTGAAAGAATATGCTGCGGAGAAAGTTTCTGAGTTTTTATCTAACGTGGCAGGAGGTTTTAACCTAAAGCCTGCGCTCATGAGAACAACGGCTCATGATGCTTCAAATGATAAAGAAGTTGATGCTTATGCGCTCTGGGCTTGGCAGGTTCGAGTTTTACACTTAGCCAAAGAAGAAACCTTACCTACCAACTATCAGCCAGGTACAGTGAATATTGAATGGATGAAGCAAGTTGCTCAATTGTCTTGGTCAAATAAAGGTCCTCTACTTGCCAAAGAGTTTTTGAATAAATATGGAGTTCATTTGGTGTTTGAAGAGCACTTACCAAAAACCTATTTGGATGGTGCTGTCTGCATTAGTGAAACAGGCAACCCTGTGGTTGCTCTTACATTGCGTCATGATCGTCTTGATAATTTTTGGTTTACTTTAATGCACGAGCTGGCACACATTGCGCTGCACTTAGAGAATTGTGACGGGTGGTTCATTGACGACATGGAAGCAAAATGTCGCCCTGAAATTGAAAATGAAGCCGACGAGCTTGCGCAATCGGCACTCTTGCCAAAACTTTCAACACAAGGCATTTTTAGTGCTCAAGATGTAAATAATCTCGCTAAAGAATTGAGAATTGCGCCAGACATTATTGCGGGACGCATTCGCTATGAGAGAAATAACTATCAGTTGTTTGGCCAGCAATTCAAAACAAGTGTGAAGTGCGCTCTTGGCTTTTAG
- the tnpA gene encoding IS66 family insertion sequence element accessory protein TnpA — protein MSKHELWVQRIADWQASGLSQRAFCQQQGLAISTFYTWRRRLRNLSQAPIKESSAFLPMVIHDQPEPCSTSIAVKAKGLAFECSVVQLAQLITELNRHA, from the coding sequence ATGAGCAAACACGAACTTTGGGTGCAGCGGATTGCCGATTGGCAAGCCAGTGGCCTTTCACAACGGGCATTTTGCCAGCAGCAAGGCTTGGCGATTTCAACCTTTTATACTTGGCGACGTAGGCTTCGAAACTTAAGCCAAGCACCCATCAAAGAATCTTCTGCCTTTTTGCCGATGGTGATTCACGATCAGCCTGAACCGTGCTCAACCAGCATTGCAGTCAAGGCAAAAGGATTGGCATTTGAGTGTTCCGTGGTGCAATTAGCGCAATTGATTACCGAGTTGAATCGTCATGCTTAG
- a CDS encoding Fic family protein, with translation MWLWQAPDFPNFTWNEADILKIIADIRYQQGLLLGRIQDVGFEEKGSAIIEAQTQNVINSALIENEHLSLSDVRSSIARHLGFQKDYQKADRKTEGMVEMLLDATDQSDKPLTKQRLFGWHNALFPDGFSGIHAITVAQWREEYGDPMQVVSGMGDRLRVHFEAPASQVDEMMQQFFDWAEHESLDPIIKSGIAHLWFLTIHPFEDGNGRIARAISDAFLSESDGVKQRFYNLSSQIQKDKKNYYKRLQMQQRADLDITPWLTWYLNAVQLALKSANHDLNQILFKSQLWQKINSHQSVNERQKTIINLMLSADFKGNINTSKYAKLCKCSPDTALRDINQLKKRGVLIKNPENKGRNTSYFLTSSIDTIDR, from the coding sequence ATGTGGTTATGGCAAGCACCCGATTTTCCAAACTTTACTTGGAATGAAGCGGATATTCTCAAAATTATTGCTGACATTCGTTATCAGCAAGGGCTTTTACTTGGACGAATTCAAGATGTTGGATTTGAAGAAAAAGGCTCAGCTATTATTGAGGCTCAGACCCAAAACGTCATAAATTCCGCCTTAATTGAAAACGAACACCTCTCTTTATCCGATGTCAGATCTTCAATCGCCAGACATCTTGGATTCCAAAAAGATTATCAAAAAGCCGACCGCAAAACCGAAGGCATGGTTGAAATGCTATTGGATGCCACTGATCAGTCCGATAAGCCTCTGACCAAACAGCGTTTGTTCGGGTGGCACAATGCCTTATTCCCAGATGGATTTAGCGGCATACACGCCATCACTGTTGCTCAATGGCGAGAAGAATATGGTGATCCTATGCAGGTTGTCAGTGGCATGGGTGATCGCTTGCGAGTGCATTTTGAAGCCCCTGCTAGTCAAGTTGATGAGATGATGCAGCAATTTTTTGACTGGGCAGAGCATGAATCATTAGACCCGATCATTAAATCCGGGATAGCACACCTTTGGTTTTTAACGATTCATCCGTTTGAAGATGGTAATGGCAGAATTGCGCGTGCGATTTCTGATGCCTTCTTAAGTGAATCCGACGGGGTTAAGCAGCGTTTCTATAACCTGTCTTCGCAAATCCAAAAAGACAAAAAGAATTATTACAAAAGACTGCAAATGCAGCAGCGTGCCGATTTAGACATCACCCCTTGGCTGACTTGGTATTTGAACGCCGTTCAATTGGCACTTAAATCCGCAAATCATGACCTGAATCAAATATTGTTCAAGAGCCAGCTTTGGCAAAAAATCAACAGCCATCAAAGCGTAAATGAACGACAAAAAACCATCATTAATCTGATGTTGTCTGCGGATTTTAAAGGCAATATCAATACCTCCAAATATGCCAAGCTCTGTAAATGCTCACCGGACACCGCGTTAAGGGATATCAACCAGCTTAAAAAACGAGGGGTTTTAATTAAAAACCCTGAAAACAAAGGGCGAAACACCAGTTATTTTCTTACAAGCTCTATTGATACCATCGATCGGTAA
- the tnpC gene encoding IS66 family transposase, whose product MKTPLTAHDLPDDIEALKALVVQSQSDILHQASQLAQKDQHIDTLAKEVSRLSELVMFFKVRQFYKSSEKHPDQAELFNEPEVEDNSSLRASSSDESSSASPKAKSNAGRKPLPKNLPRQRVEHCLPAGEKCDCGSEFKEIGEEVSEQLEIIPAKIIVRQLVRKKYACPCCEGSLKLASMPKQPIPKSIAGPGLMAYIATAKYQDGVPLYRQEKAFERLEVELSRQTMANWMIKGAQLCQPLYNLLQDSLLDSGYVHMDETRVQVLNEVGKTAESHSYMWVRKTGDQKHPVVLFDYAPDRTTQTAMNLLPEFKGFLQTDDYAGYHKIGVTEQITHLGCWAHARRKFMDAKKVLPKNKTGKADMALNLIQKLYQIEQHIKDQPPNKRLEIRQTESLRVLEQLKTWLDKSLNSTVPKSKLGEALSYLAKNWEKLQIFTTNGRLNIDNNPVENAIRPFAIGRKNWLFSQSVKGAKASAMLYSLIETAKANGLEPQAYLTDLFRDLPNCDTLEQFEALLPWNHTAS is encoded by the coding sequence ATGAAAACACCTCTGACTGCTCACGATTTACCCGATGATATCGAGGCCTTAAAGGCGTTGGTCGTGCAGTCTCAATCAGATATCCTTCATCAAGCAAGTCAACTTGCTCAAAAAGACCAGCACATAGATACGCTTGCCAAAGAAGTCAGTCGTCTGTCTGAATTGGTCATGTTCTTTAAGGTTCGTCAATTCTATAAAAGCAGTGAAAAACACCCCGATCAAGCGGAACTGTTTAATGAACCCGAAGTCGAGGACAATTCGTCTTTGAGAGCGTCGAGTAGTGATGAATCCTCGAGTGCCTCACCCAAAGCAAAATCCAACGCGGGTCGTAAACCCTTACCAAAGAATCTTCCCCGTCAACGTGTTGAACATTGCTTACCGGCCGGTGAGAAATGTGACTGTGGCTCAGAGTTCAAAGAAATCGGTGAAGAAGTCTCTGAGCAATTAGAAATTATTCCTGCCAAAATCATTGTTCGTCAGTTAGTGCGTAAAAAATACGCCTGCCCATGTTGTGAGGGTTCGCTTAAGTTAGCGTCCATGCCCAAACAGCCGATTCCCAAAAGCATCGCCGGTCCGGGATTAATGGCCTACATTGCCACCGCGAAATACCAAGATGGCGTACCGCTGTATCGTCAAGAAAAAGCCTTTGAACGTTTAGAGGTCGAACTGTCACGCCAAACGATGGCCAACTGGATGATTAAGGGGGCCCAACTCTGCCAGCCACTGTACAACCTACTGCAAGATTCTCTGCTCGACAGTGGCTATGTGCATATGGATGAAACGCGTGTGCAAGTGTTGAATGAGGTGGGGAAAACCGCAGAGAGCCACAGTTACATGTGGGTACGCAAGACGGGCGATCAAAAACACCCAGTGGTGTTATTCGACTATGCACCGGATCGCACCACACAAACCGCGATGAATTTATTACCTGAGTTTAAAGGCTTCCTACAAACCGATGACTATGCGGGTTATCACAAAATCGGTGTAACCGAACAGATTACCCATCTAGGTTGTTGGGCCCATGCCAGACGTAAGTTTATGGATGCCAAAAAAGTACTGCCTAAGAATAAAACCGGCAAGGCGGACATGGCACTCAATCTCATTCAAAAGCTCTATCAAATTGAACAACACATCAAAGACCAACCACCAAATAAACGACTTGAGATCCGGCAAACCGAAAGCCTGCGGGTTTTAGAACAGCTCAAAACGTGGTTGGATAAAAGCCTCAACAGCACCGTGCCCAAAAGCAAACTCGGTGAGGCCTTGAGCTATCTGGCAAAAAACTGGGAAAAGCTTCAAATCTTCACCACGAATGGGCGATTGAATATCGACAATAATCCAGTCGAGAATGCCATTCGTCCCTTCGCGATCGGGCGCAAGAACTGGCTCTTTAGCCAATCGGTTAAAGGCGCCAAAGCCAGTGCGATGCTGTACAGCTTGATTGAAACCGCCAAAGCCAACGGACTCGAACCCCAAGCTTATCTCACCGATCTCTTCCGAGACCTGCCCAACTGCGACACCCTCGAGCAGTTCGAAGCACTTCTGCCGTGGAATCACACCGCATCCTAG
- a CDS encoding outer membrane beta-barrel protein, protein MAIKKPLLIPVILVSQSAFALDPQSFGEAGVYLTPTLSVGVTQDDNIRATSAATSSSVVSVTPNFALSAEKGANKFNANYSLNHRIYSVGSVDDLTDHNLNLSSNLVFDVRNNLSLSANYAKTENIADARVAGQVDKFSDLGFNGLYVYGAPSATGNIEVGVGHLRKRADDVVNADLERDVNSASILFSLQATAKTRFIAELNTSLFEYVSAQEKNGQNYAALAGVRWDATAKTSGQIKAGYQKKVFDDLAAEDSSIFNWDVSVIWAPKTYSTFTLTSSQKIDEGNYGAASADTQTNMITWAHDWGNRINSNVSFSYLNQDYSNGRKDESDSFSVGLDYAFRRWLDFTARYTYGSKNSTEQISNYDRNQYYIGATIAL, encoded by the coding sequence ATGGCTATAAAAAAACCTTTACTAATTCCAGTTATCCTTGTTTCACAAAGTGCATTTGCATTGGACCCTCAATCATTTGGAGAAGCAGGTGTTTATCTGACTCCTACTTTGAGTGTCGGCGTAACGCAGGATGACAATATTCGTGCAACCAGTGCGGCGACCAGTTCAAGCGTTGTTTCAGTCACGCCAAATTTTGCGTTGTCCGCTGAAAAGGGTGCGAATAAATTTAACGCAAATTATTCTTTAAATCACCGAATCTATTCTGTCGGCAGTGTTGATGATTTGACCGATCATAATTTGAATTTATCTTCAAATTTAGTCTTTGATGTTCGAAATAATTTAAGTTTAAGTGCCAATTACGCTAAAACTGAAAACATTGCCGATGCCCGTGTTGCTGGTCAAGTTGATAAGTTCAGTGATTTAGGCTTTAACGGCTTGTATGTCTACGGTGCGCCATCAGCGACAGGAAATATTGAAGTTGGTGTAGGTCATCTTCGCAAACGTGCTGACGATGTGGTGAATGCTGATCTTGAAAGAGACGTTAATTCCGCCAGTATTTTATTCTCGTTGCAGGCGACGGCGAAAACACGTTTTATTGCTGAGCTAAATACTTCATTGTTTGAGTATGTATCAGCACAAGAAAAGAACGGTCAAAATTATGCCGCCTTAGCGGGGGTTAGATGGGATGCAACGGCCAAGACTTCGGGTCAAATTAAAGCGGGTTATCAGAAGAAAGTTTTTGATGATTTAGCGGCTGAAGACTCTTCCATTTTTAACTGGGACGTCAGTGTGATTTGGGCGCCGAAAACCTATTCCACCTTTACGCTGACAAGTTCACAGAAAATTGATGAAGGTAATTATGGTGCGGCCAGTGCGGACACCCAAACAAATATGATTACTTGGGCGCATGATTGGGGTAATCGTATTAACTCTAATGTTTCTTTCAGCTATTTAAATCAAGATTATTCTAATGGTCGTAAAGATGAGTCTGATAGCTTTAGCGTTGGTTTAGATTATGCATTCAGAAGATGGTTAGATTTTACTGCGCGCTATACTTACGGCTCTAAAAATTCTACTGAACAGATTAGTAATTATGACCGTAATCAGTATTACATCGGTGCAACAATTGCCCTTTAA
- a CDS encoding type II toxin-antitoxin system HigB family toxin encodes MQVLGKDKLDKFSKKHADVRSAINAWHDEVSNKNCRWKDSHDIKARYPSADFLADNRVIFNIKGNHYRLVVKVRYQNGIVVIEWVGTHAEYDKKTF; translated from the coding sequence ATGCAAGTATTAGGTAAAGATAAATTGGATAAATTCAGCAAAAAACATGCTGATGTCAGAAGTGCCATTAATGCATGGCATGATGAAGTATCCAATAAAAACTGCCGCTGGAAAGACTCTCATGACATTAAAGCGCGTTATCCGAGTGCAGATTTTTTAGCGGATAATCGTGTGATTTTTAATATCAAAGGCAATCACTACCGCCTTGTTGTCAAAGTTCGTTACCAAAATGGCATCGTCGTTATTGAATGGGTAGGAACCCATGCGGAATACGACAAAAAAACTTTCTGA